The following proteins come from a genomic window of Candidatus Binatus sp.:
- a CDS encoding ABC transporter ATP-binding protein has translation MSEGRGAAATKAKPNQANGRLIEVRGLDKTFYDADREIRVLRGLDLTVQAGEEIAIVGQSGTGKSTLLHIMGSLEEPTAGKIYFEGEDLFALDQKSLAEFRNLKLGFVFQFHYLLADFTALENVMMPALISRISDAEASRRAAAMLEIVGLGDKLRRRPAELSGGEQQRVAVARAVVLRPKLLLADEPTGNLDPHTAAEVHELFHKLNRELGITLVIATHNEQLTRSVGRALRLHEGKLVDERRQAPSPAPG, from the coding sequence ATGAGTGAGGGGCGCGGCGCTGCGGCAACGAAAGCAAAACCAAACCAGGCCAACGGGCGTCTGATCGAGGTGCGCGGCCTCGACAAGACATTCTATGACGCTGATCGCGAGATTCGCGTGCTGCGCGGTCTCGATCTAACGGTCCAGGCGGGCGAGGAGATCGCGATCGTGGGGCAATCGGGAACCGGCAAGTCCACCCTGCTCCACATCATGGGCAGCCTGGAAGAGCCGACCGCGGGCAAGATTTATTTCGAGGGCGAGGATTTGTTCGCGCTCGATCAGAAATCGCTGGCCGAGTTCCGCAACCTGAAGCTCGGCTTCGTTTTCCAGTTCCATTACCTGCTGGCCGACTTCACCGCGCTGGAAAACGTGATGATGCCGGCGTTGATCAGCCGCATCAGCGACGCCGAAGCCAGCCGGCGTGCGGCCGCGATGCTCGAGATCGTCGGGCTGGGCGACAAGCTGCGGCGCCGGCCGGCGGAACTGTCCGGCGGCGAACAGCAGCGCGTCGCGGTGGCGCGCGCGGTGGTGCTGCGGCCCAAGCTGCTGCTCGCCGACGAGCCCACCGGCAATCTCGATCCGCATACGGCCGCAGAAGTGCACGAGCTGTTTCACAAGCTCAATCGCGAGCTTGGGATCACCCTGGTGATCGCTACCCATAACGAGCAGTTGACGCGCAGCGTCGGGCGCGCGCTGCGGCTGCATGAAGGAAAGCTGGTGGACGAGCGCCGCCAGGCGCCATCCCCGGCGCCCGGGTAG
- a CDS encoding ABC transporter permease gives MRYEFLIGLRYLRARRRERFVSLIAIISLIGITFGTFALSLALSVMSGFEKNLRSLLLTFTPQITIERSDGGVWNPAGLAQRIAALPGVAAAAPFVTSQVMAVSSTDSGGAGLVSGGIIRGVQPHDNPVLKELKDTLENGTLADLETTHPVTIVDKGVKRQVELPGAIIGKSLAFELGVRPGDPVILISPASLGTGIGPPRLKRFVVTGFFHSGMYEFDSTLIFVALKDGRALLADDPQLESGLELRLVNMFDAPAMRARIAAIAGSDFEVSDWTTANAPLFSALKLEKFTYFMVLLLIVLVAAFNIIATQVMVVMERRKEIAILRTMGARAASVASIFLCQGAALGVLGTVLGDGAGFVTAYLIGRYHLIHLPADMFMVNAVPVELNPWNFIAVAAATIVLCLLASIYPALQAAKLSPVEVIRYE, from the coding sequence GCGGCGGCGCGAACGATTCGTGTCGCTGATCGCCATCATCTCGCTGATCGGGATAACCTTTGGGACGTTCGCGTTGTCGCTGGCGCTGTCGGTGATGAGCGGATTCGAGAAAAATCTGCGCAGCCTGTTGCTCACGTTTACCCCGCAGATAACCATCGAGCGCAGCGACGGCGGCGTGTGGAATCCGGCCGGGCTCGCGCAGCGAATCGCCGCGCTGCCGGGGGTGGCGGCGGCGGCGCCATTCGTCACGTCGCAGGTGATGGCGGTCTCGAGCACGGACTCGGGCGGCGCGGGGCTGGTGTCGGGCGGAATTATCCGCGGGGTCCAGCCGCACGACAATCCGGTGCTCAAGGAACTCAAGGACACGCTGGAGAATGGGACGCTCGCGGACCTCGAGACGACGCATCCGGTGACGATTGTGGACAAGGGCGTCAAGCGCCAGGTCGAGCTGCCCGGTGCGATCATCGGCAAGTCGCTGGCGTTCGAGCTGGGGGTGAGGCCGGGCGACCCGGTGATCCTGATTTCGCCGGCGAGCTTGGGAACCGGAATCGGCCCTCCGCGGCTCAAGCGATTCGTGGTGACCGGGTTCTTTCACTCGGGCATGTACGAGTTCGATTCCACGCTGATCTTCGTCGCGTTGAAGGACGGACGCGCGTTGCTGGCCGACGATCCGCAGCTCGAAAGCGGACTCGAGTTGCGGCTGGTCAATATGTTCGACGCGCCGGCGATGCGCGCCCGGATCGCGGCGATAGCGGGGTCTGACTTCGAAGTCTCGGACTGGACGACGGCCAACGCGCCGCTGTTCTCCGCGCTCAAGCTGGAGAAGTTCACCTATTTCATGGTGCTGCTGCTGATCGTGCTGGTGGCGGCCTTCAACATTATTGCGACGCAGGTAATGGTGGTGATGGAGCGGCGTAAAGAGATTGCGATCCTGCGCACGATGGGTGCGCGGGCGGCGTCGGTGGCGTCAATCTTTCTGTGCCAGGGCGCGGCGCTGGGCGTGCTCGGCACGGTTTTGGGCGATGGCGCGGGATTCGTGACGGCGTACCTGATAGGCAGGTATCATTTGATTCATCTGCCGGCCGACATGTTTATGGTGAACGCGGTGCCGGTGGAGCTCAATCCATGGAACTTCATCGCGGTTGCGGCGGCGACGATCGTGCTGTGCCTGCTTGCGTCGATCTACCCGGCCTTGCAGGCGGCGAAGCTCTCGCCGGTCGAGGTGATTCGCTATGAGTGA